AATGGATGGTAGGTTAAATAAAGCAGGAATTAATATAgtcattaaaaagtatatgaaaCTATATGAATTCAAAAGCATgacaaacaataattgaataatctatatgtttaatacaatgtacatgttcacaATTTCAGACCTCTACTCCATCTGGCCAGAAGAGACGAGTAGGAGAGCGTATAAAGCAGCCTGCCAGACCCAAGGAGGTCATCACCCTTGCAGACTCTGATCTCGACCAGGCAGATGAGATGGACCAGGCAGACGAGGTGACAGACACAAGCTCTCAAAGTACCAGTGAAATCCAGGTATCACAATCAAACAAAAGATCTCAGTTACAATATAACTGTTTGTACtgaattttacaataattattaaatactattttcGGTTGAACagttattttgacaaataaattttATGCCATTTCATGCATTACTTTTAGTCAACTACGACATCGCTGGTGCCAGAGAAGATGATGTATGATGGAGACGATAGTGACGGAGAAAGCGACTGCGAGATGTCAGAATACCTTGTGTTTTCATTGTTGATGGAATACAGTAGAGATTAAAATGAGAAAACAGTTCACTGGTGTTATAGCTTTATTACCttacacatatattaaaatatctctgttaaaaagttattttggttCGGGCTAGTGAAACTTGATTCGGGCTAGTGCTTTTTCCAGGCTGCTAGCCCGACTGGGCTAGTGCTTGAAAAAAATTAGTGCGAAGACtgttggcatgagattggatcactatggatcattatgcgccagtcaattataaccatggctcccacatccgggggaataccggggatagcaagcgaaatgggccatgttattacctttcaggtggccccgcagtgccaggtcttcccggaaaatacagtgtggatggggcttaacctaatgtcccttgggtgcggggcatttggtggggactttaccatcagattatctccgcagggcggggattttatatatatatttatttatataagtttgatttagattgcaaagtataacttatattaataatttgaaacaggtatcctttatcaatcaatgcaagtatacataaatgactgtgcaaatctgtatgtatcatccaaatatgagtaccttgcagggtgaatgttatttgtaaaaattatactaagtgagctttcaagattacctttccaatcgcatacgcagtttgaaacctggataattaaaacaaatcttggttgtagaccactactattaaatatttgataagtcacagacattataagttaaagtttaaatgggctgtactcagttaatgatgaaaaagccaAAATTTAGAGAagattgtagaaaattgacataaacttggtatcgatgtgtacaattaatgcattgaaacttactgatgatccccataatttacaaatgatttattaatagcagttatttcatgtttttttccattaaaaacagattactaggtatgtctaccgagtagaattcattccttatgcgtgatctgccgttgatgttattacatgatattagcgagttaggtatacatctggaaaattccacccagtaaaagtaagtcttcatagcatagtggataccACACTTCACTgcaatttttttcattttggtattttatttacaataacaataacgatatcaaagagtaaaatattttattaaaaaagtgtccttatattcgttacaggaaaaaacttttttggtgacaatctggtgtatagtccctttcataaactacaagtgaagccaatgctgtattaatttgagacaaacaaaaagaatacagcacaaagttcaaaaattgtgaccaatgtgagaataccttacataatttataaattttcatgcgattcagacaattttaatgctagaaatcacaaaaaatcattcccttgaattattcctgtcatacatgtagtttaaagctacactctcacagttttaccatttttacaactttttttgtctttgaaagagctaatttttgcgtaaacatcttcaaaccaatgatatcagattgctgacaatcagctcgtagtttgtcatatttccgttcgaaaattaatattttatggcttaaactgttaaagaataatgcttaaaacatcatttttttaactttaatataaaaatctgccatctaaattttggtcagcagtcttatataactggtttccatggattttcgcaaaaattggctcgttccaagacaaaaaataaaaaagttgtcaaaatgagagtgcagctttaaactcatagtaaaatttcaatgcactacatttgacattttaaacagatgaaaaaatgttattttaaaaaagcacaatatatcctttatgtgaccttacattataatgaatttattgagatcataattaagtgacttttcttgcacttaaatgtgaacaagaaagcttgggattgaacactaaatgaaattaaatgaatcacaaaatatcatcaatattatacacacaaatgttctttgatatacaaaaagtgaaactttttagacttccaaaaatttaacatttactaaatacggttatataaaatgatgaatacatttgtaggatttgatatcctacttgatgtaactcggcttcgttcagttttctaaactttctctcagtgatgaggaataaattttattcactgcagttgttttctaagtttatgaaaataagaacaattgaaacaatttattaactactgttgatcagtgcagattgtgggaggtcatggttgatttcaatgaaccaccaataagccctgccaaaattggatactgattggtgagtcaggtgcttttgataggcatgattagcatgaatgttaattttaaccatcatttatgaatgtttacacaatcattgaatattgaaataacaagcgaaatgttagtttgaatgatgaaagccatgaaatatgtgaagtattgaaaaagagaccattttttcagcttgtgcaaaaaatgagaaaattatttattgtttatcaggaaaatgttgaaatctcatgtttaggcctatagtgatcatacttgattgctatgttattggcacttattgcaatatgttttattcattgcaatatttacaaGCTTTCTACTGCCtctaccaaaaaaaaaatagggaaAAAGTAGggcattttttaccaaaaagtaGGGCAAAGTAGGGATTTCTGATGTTAAAAAGTTGGGATAAAGTAGGAATTTCTTACCATTTTAGTTAAGACTTACCATCACCAAGACCACATCAGGCTGTGTGTATCTTCAGTTCAGTCCATGCTTGAAAGACAGGCAcctgaaattgtttttttatttctctttaaatacAAGTGCACcaatacaaaatgttatttacaatgATAAGGACAAATATAATCAGCAAGACAAACATACAATGAGTATATCTAGCACATAGTTTTAAGAACATTCACATTAGTAAGGCGAGAGCTACTAGATTCTAGTCTATTACATAGTCAAGGTAAATGCAAACAAGCTGTGAATACCAACACCAGGATGTACACTAAAAGCTATATGAACAGGACTGCATGTTTATGTATgagctacatgtacatgtaggttaAACTGATGTATGTTCATGTTAATATGttgcataaaattataatatattgcaAGGGCAAAGGTTATGTCAAACATGCCACAGTGTAGTATTTAAAGGAACAATCTAACTACAACAAGAGGTACAAGTAGGTTACATGTATGCATGCTTCAGTACACTGccaaatgttaatgttaaatgttacatgtacatatacatacaatttGTGATGTATTTGCTTGAGTTGTGTCCCTTTTCTTTCTGTGAGTAGCTTGCAATCAATTTACTCTTTTTACATTCAATGTCATTTCTTTGACTTCTACAAGCCTCCAATGCACCAGTGGCTTTCTCAATTTTACTTCTTGCCACATCAAGCAATGCATGGGCAATGTCTATTTCTTTGAAGTCTTTTTTCTTGATGGCACTTGCCAATCTGTCATTTGCTTTGTGCATATCTTCTTGAAGGTCTGCTTCATTTTTCTTCACTTCTTTCTCTTTTTCTGAGATTTTTCTTTTCCTGTCCTCATTCTTTTTGTTTGCGTTCATTTCCATTTTCTTCTGCCTCTTTTGCTCAAGCTGAGCCTTTTTAAGCAAGTCTGTCTCCTGTTTTTCTTCATCCAGTCTTTTCAGATACTTTTTATGAGATTCAGCAACATACTTCATCATTGTCTTGGTTATGGGTACAGCAGTTACGTTTCCACCATACTGTGCCACAGCATCTCTGGTAAGCCTCAAGGCATTGAGGGCTTTCTCAGAAAGAAGAGTTCGTTCAGATGTTAGAATCTTCTTATTCACAGACAAACTTCGTTCAACGTCTGCATTCCCATGGGTAAGACATAAACATGACAGCACCAATTTCTGCAAAGTTGGAAATTTGGGGTTTCCACTTGCAGACTTTATGCCGAGGACATCGTTCCAGAAGTGATCAACTCTCTTCAACTCATCCTTGTTGGTATATACAACACTACTTTCTATTGCTTCATTCCTGTACAGTTTCCACTCATCAGTTACTATAACAACCTCATTTGCTGTGATACTTGGCATTTCTTGTGCAAGCTCTCTCACATACTTCATGGCTGTGTTTTGCTCTCTCACTTCTGGGTGCAGACACTGTGCATACTTTACCACTTTCTGGGACAATGGTAGCTTCTTCCTAAGATATTTAGCTACTTCTATGTAGAACTGTTGCATCCCTCTCAGAAGTGGTTTCCTTCTCTCTTCACTAAGTGAACCCAAGGCTTCTTTACCCTCCCCCGTTTCCATATCTTTCATGTCTTGTAGATTCTCTCTCTTGTCAAGGTCAATCAACTTTTTACAGCAGGCATTTCTGACTAGGTCATCCTTCACAAATCTGTTCATGACTTTTCTTAGAAGGTCTGTCGATTCTGAGTCAAGCTGATGAATCAATGGCTTCTGTTTCTGGAAAAGCTTCAAGAAAGGATTGAATAATGGTCCACAGCTGATGATGAACAAAAGCTGAATGTACATTTCATGGGAAGACAATCCCTGGCAGATCCTTTTGTacctttcattcttttttaGGAAGTGGCTGGTGCGGTTGTTTTGACTGACTTGTGGGAGGTCCTTCAAAAAGTATTGCTTGCAAGCATCCCAATTGTTTTTAAGACGTTCCAAGGCAGGGATAAGAGTTAACCAACGACACTGCACATGTCTAACAAACACATCACCATTGAGGTCCATATTCTCTAGTGTTTGTGCAAAATCTTCTTTCTGACAAGGGTGACTTTTAAACCACTGGAACAAGTCAACAGCCAGCCCCTCAACATCTTCCCCAAAGACATCTATGCCTTTTCTAAAGGCATTGTGCACCACATGAAAAGTACATGGTGTAAATTCAACAAGCACTTGAAGGCCATTTGATTTCAAGTGTTGATCAACAAGATTCCAAattttcttgttaacatttggCCCATCACTACCAATGCTCATTAACTGATGGAGTGGCAACTTGATTCCATCCTCTACCTCCAAACTGTTTAATAGCTCCTCAGCTACATCCTCTCCAGGAGCATGTCCAAACATTATGGCTTTGAAGAAATGTGTCACAATTTCTCCCCTTTCTGCACTCAAAAAACTTAATAAGACATCACATTGTTTGTTGCCTTGTGAATTTCCAGTCTCGTCGAACTGCAATGTATATGGCACCTTGCTttcgatgattttttttacagagATTTGTCCTAAAGAATGGCCCCAATCCATCAGAAAGCATGTATGAGACTTTAGATTTGCTCATAGAAAACTTTTCACTGATTGCCCCTAGAAACATGGCTGCAAATAATTATGGTAAGTCATCACAAGCACTAATGTAAAACCAGCTGCTGCAACTTTCATGGCCCACAGTGTTTCAGCTGTCATTACTTGATCTTTCTGTGGCTTAGTTTGCAGATGAATCTCTTTTGAAGATCCAGCAACAACATCCCCATCACCTTGTGATGTTGTAGGTTTATcctttgaaacattgaaaaacatttgAGTGCTGCTTGTGCTGATCTTCATCTTGGCAATGTCCTTATGCTTTTGGCCCTCAGCATGGTGCAACATCTGTACAGCACCATTATTGCcacattgaattgttttcttACACAAAAAGCAGTAGCCAGCAAAGTCTGAGGAAGAGTCTTTTGCACACCATGTTCTTAGCAGATGGCCATTACAGTCTGTCTTCCCAAGCCAAGAATGGTTAAATTTTGTCTTTCCGTGCGGCATTATTTCTGGTTAGTTTTGACAAACATGCATAGTTACACCTGTAAATACAATCTAGCTGAGAAACAAGCCTAACCCAAGCTTGCTAACAGATTGTTGTGCATTATTGTCAACATGACAATGAAATGATTTGAATTTTTAAGACCTGTCATTTTCATGATTAAGCTTAACATTATATCATGTTGACAAAATGCACAACCATCTGACGGATAGTGATGAAGCAATACCAAGGTATTTGCACATGTTAGATTTTTGTTAAGTGACAATAAAAAGCTTGGAATCTAAATTGATAAGTCACACTGCTGCAACTCTACTCAGACACAAGAGCAATTGGTCAATGCAGTGTTTGATACCCACAGCTGCCAATGCTTTAATcacatttcaatgttttatttaaaccttGTAAAAATTTTGATTAatgagtttgttttaaaaatttaagtaacatgtacatatatggtCTAATAGACATGgggaaaataacacaaaaatacaaatgaaaccaataaaaaaatatgttcttttgaATCAGTACAGCATGGCAACTGTGGAATCCCTCAGCTAATGCATCATTGGGAATATTTATAAACCTAATTTAGACATTAATAAGCTCTTGGCAGTGTCAAACTAGACTGAAGCATGCATTCATTTACAAGAGGAACATGGAAATTATAAAATAGtagttatttaaacaatcagTATGGTTTCATATAGTTACCTCATAGCCAGAATGTTGCTGAATGTTTTGCCAAGGCACCATGAGTCTTTCAAGGATGGACATCACAAggagacacacacacacacctgaACTACTCATCAATTGCAACTGAAAATACAACtgaaataccattttaaatatcttctttttttcatttcatttcaaaatgaaaaagtaGGGATAATAGGgctatttcagaaaaaagtaGGGCAAAGTAGGgatcaaaagaaaaaagtagggaaaagtagGGACCAGTAGAAAGCctgtatttatgtaaaacattaattattatgttgacttaagtttgtagataagaactaaaggtataggtgatgtgagaatgatctcgtaagtctttaaaaccccttttggtattgtgagtttttttgctccagtcttgttcagtttagctttttaagattttcaaagtaactgcaaaacaagtccagctgtctagaaaaactatgtcaaaccctgaccagatataatttcttgtcttttcaaattaccaacttggcaatggttttataataacataggatattggttttgtatgtggaatgaaatatcataagtggcactaaattgaacataatttatagttctcattgatattacacatagctccaagtacatgttgatctaagatttaaggcttggaggGAGTCAGGGctagaaaaatgcatgttaatacattgtactttccaacgcaagaactgtttgtttattcaagtaaatatagcaatccccacaccaaggaactgcagtattgcataaccagcttaattgacattatgatttggagttcaaattgctgcaattaaaggcacatctagttttcagaattattcaaactctgatttagcaaccttaatataattatatgaactacttttgcgaaataaaagcttttttagatttacaaggacgggtgaaaagtatttgccaaatgtactgcaacacctgatacctgttgcctaggaatccaacaaattcttggcactccaaatgatacagtaatattcaatttggagtgcctgaaaaaaaagcttcttgattctacattcaacatcttctttctgtatgacatattggaccaggaaaatcatgaacctacaaccttttgcatctattgagatagggagctatcagtacagtgacagaggacaataaaAAGAaggccaactgctgcatttattgagttatctaatgcatacaaattaagacggagaaaataattcttaatttttccaaactacttccttaagcatcttgtacatgtatgtagttgtcctttacaatgattgttcaaagtatcaatggccctgtgggttaaagatgctctgtccacggggtaacagggtttgtacataatagggttataagtactgcgttttgatccagaaggttgtattcgactcaagtagatttttgcagattgggatttcacaaggcacaagccgagtaaaatcaaaatcttcaaaaaactaccagaatcaaatatgacatatccggatcaaaccgctgtactaataacccttttattatatacattactgattagatcacttagaagcaacatctttgcataataaatttcatttaaaggatgcactcattggtttaatgacgtcaatttaatattgcgcaacatgtTATGACgggacgtcacaagagtggtatatggccgtattgcactggagcggaatatgggttaaagtattttgtgatatgtattacatgtggattgatgatagataaaaaataaagaataaaattatgtttggtattccattctcactagcagtgtgatgaactgctgacaccatgttatgacatttgatggtcaaagtattcaaaagacattttaatatttcatactttaaaaacgatattcatctcatctctaagtctactcaacttgctttgctatgtacaaaagtctgcagcagtaatatgaatagcattagactGAAGAtagtgcctaatatttatcaacagcactaagttatcatggtaacatgttaaatgaattgtataccaagcacaaattaagagggagaaaataattcttcactttttaaataaaaactacttcctaatagcattgtgtatgcagtctgacataggtgtacaatgtagatgtcttttacaaagattcttcaaagtatggccctgtggtttatagctcccctgaaaaagaggtgacaggttttctatatagtatttaattacatcattgaaaatcttctctgaaactgcacaTAACagctttgatataaaatgatttgatcaaattaaagaagtatgtgtgccaaccacgttaattaatttgtacaagtcttattTAACGTCTTTGAGAAATTCAatagaactatgactttatctgattaaacgctttagccccccaccccctcactctacacacacttaactagatttttcaaatttcctttgcagcttgcaagcagttttagtctaaagtttaagctagcccattaaacagtggccccttgtgatgtgagccgattttttcaatgcttataacatggttgtcaacattcccctaaatgaagccctagtccatcagtgctttcagcactttgattcaTTTGAGTTGCTTCAAAAAGCACTCGAAaatttttgcgagtgctccttaAAGTTAAATTCGACCCTTGATTGACAGTCAATTGACATAATCACAAGACCTGAGGTGTAAAACCCCAGTGCTATCACCTGTTGTcgattaggccacaccaaattgatatttcgttccgcggatttaccgctcctatttttttgaaaatgtaaaaaaaaatttttttatttcttttgtgcgcccgcacctctattttgatcgccaagctgATTTTTCCggtaattgtttattaaaaggctaaaaataaacaagcataattTTTCTTCGCTAGTTTtcgtaaagggaagttaccgatgcgtagtgttttttatactgtatatcgatcggtttagcatgggtttcaataaattcaatcaaaatggcggcttccggtataaacaatgtggctcgaagtttggaaattaaatcttatttttgacaataaatatgttttaagcatgcttgaagtcattgttgatcgtctcctgcactaaaggatcattaattaaagcaatcattatgcaataaagcatgtgtatctgagactggtagcgattatattgcgtaattagtggctcgttttgaatggaaatcggaatgatcaacttagtactattttattcaagtcataatacaagggaccaaattttacctcgttacgacgatgctgaagatgacaggccaacttaactggaacacgagtcattgtttggtccaaattgatgtatcaagctcattttgtatccaattctgataaaacaacagttttgaacaaatatcttttcacaaatagcgatataaacactggtccggatatacctcaacataagtaagtctacgtttatcaccttatattttgtttttatttgcagcataatccgggattgtaatacacttgtcaattgtaaccgctgccccgcccacccctggCCCTTGTTCCAGGGCTATACCTAAAACAGctgaggcaatgggctgtgtttttacctttcaggtggccccgcagtgcctagtgaatgtggttttgtcttcatattgaaaatagtcgggaatgggcatcacataggtattcggggttgcggcgccatttggcagggattttaccagcagtgtgtccctgcaggtattttacccgggttttgagagaccggaagtcaaagtcccttcTATTCCGACTTAGGGGGTAGGGGgtgcatatacaattggctggtgcataaaaacatctaaataaccaaaaaagtactctgaaaaatacctgtgttctttttgttttaataagcacatgtcattgcatttcctgtgataataaaaacaaaatttagtctatgttatattgagtctgatgtttgatgatgcctttgtaagtgatcattttttacaaatccacaatcaatcctaagttatgtctaaatacagttgcatatgttaaactgattcaggtagatttatataagtcgtttcaaactttttactaaaatcagggttatttattattatgaatgattgtcatattaaagtacgttttaattatttaagaaattagatttttccatataatatttgtacaaaacacggatgaataaatagtatgtattccgataTTTTCCCAaagtccattagaggttcagttcaagatggcattaaaaagggcaattattttgaaaaatcattcttattcatatttaatatcaggaaaaatatattgttcgctcttcgctcgcttcggtcactaacaattttttaattttatttttttcgctcgctcgctccaattttttttggcaaaaatccgaggaactaaacattaatttggtgtggccttatctTCGACGTACGATTTAGTTGTCGAAGTTCGTAAGCTGTCTATCAACCCGTCCGAAGTGTCAATGGTGTTCATAAAGTCGGCCATCTTGATTCTGGTAATTTAAACGGTAAGTTATTTACCTACCTTTTTTGAAGAGGGCAAATATTACCGCGGTTAATATCCAGGTAAAATcccgaaatatttttatacaatcaCTTACCAACAAGCTACCAGAAAAGTTACCTAAACAACCTAAAAATTATCATCCTTGgtaaatctgtttatacaattggctgctgcaGAAGTAATCAATTACTTTTTAGGGACAAGGTGTTGAATTACTGATGAGACAGGATTACAAAATGAGCATACCCCAAGGAAGATCCTCTGCATAGAGGGGGTGGGGGGATGAAACTATGTTACGCCCAGGTATTTAAAATTCTATTTCGAAGAAATAGCTTGTGAATTTGCAACATGTGTATGGTTATGAATAAGAATTTAGGTATTAATCGGTGgtcttaatatttatatgaaagacttcagaaacaagctccctagccaaaagtttaaacataaaccccgtgaAATGGCACAGGTTAAACAGGTTTTCATAATACGGCCGTccgacggagcactgtcaaaacatttttttggcaACAGGTTTGTCGATgggtttgatgaaactaatcaccttatctaACTCCTGTAATGAATCGAAGGTAGGGctttttaagcggcatagactcaAAACAACCCATTTGAACCCAAATCATATAAGAAATGTCTGGAatcaataagaaataaatagttgtcaatgtgttttgtatatttcCATGGCTTAAAACAACACATCCGCTATATCGTCGATCGATTTCCGCCGATCTACCGAAATGACGCGCTTCATGTGTCGATACGGCCACTATCCTGTTCTTGTGCCAATCAAATACGAGTGTCCAGGGCCATTTACGTAATCAATCCACCAAATTTATAAATTTCCATATGTCCGTTGGTATCTTCCCACTCTCGCAGAGTATTTAATGA
The DNA window shown above is from Mya arenaria isolate MELC-2E11 chromosome 6, ASM2691426v1 and carries:
- the LOC128236384 gene encoding uncharacterized protein LOC128236384 — translated: MAISIMSPTIEEFDPEAAIAEWMTSTPSGQKRRVGERIKQPARPKEVITLADSDLDQADEMDQADEVTDTSSQSTSEIQSTTTSLVPEKMMYDGDDSDGESDCEMSEYLVFSLLMEYSRD